From the candidate division WOR-3 bacterium genome, one window contains:
- a CDS encoding class I SAM-dependent methyltransferase: MSISRPDENYSIDFISNYDRFVDTSGIGEDNQNWFTKIKTTVNRLQAKHYSKSPSFLSRLVAYIYTPAPRIGDRKTLLDFGCSTGNFLAHLPTTIQSVGIEINKSAVEICRRRKLNVQQGDHRNLDKNKKYEIIRCCHVIEHIEDYRIFASNISEILDKDGLLLIYTPNLESLSRKIFGEDWEGYHESTHFNVFSKTALEKIFGEYGLKINRWSTYPMGYSASSLVRKFKLDNKKIANAVTYILMLLIIPVDVLIAKLRMGDALYVEFVKSGG; encoded by the coding sequence GTGAGCATAAGTAGACCGGATGAAAATTATAGCATTGATTTCATATCAAATTATGATAGATTTGTTGATACATCGGGTATAGGAGAAGACAACCAAAACTGGTTTACTAAAATAAAAACAACTGTAAACAGGTTGCAAGCAAAACACTATTCAAAATCCCCCTCCTTTTTATCTAGACTGGTGGCATATATTTACACGCCAGCTCCAAGGATTGGGGACCGTAAAACATTACTAGATTTTGGATGCTCAACTGGAAACTTTTTGGCACACCTACCAACCACAATACAGAGCGTGGGCATCGAAATAAATAAAAGTGCTGTTGAGATATGTCGAAGAAGGAAACTTAATGTACAACAAGGTGACCATAGAAACCTGGACAAAAATAAGAAATACGAAATAATAAGATGCTGCCATGTAATAGAACACATAGAAGATTACAGAATATTCGCTTCAAACATCTCAGAGATATTGGATAAAGATGGTTTGTTATTAATCTATACACCCAACCTTGAATCCCTTTCTCGTAAAATCTTCGGGGAAGATTGGGAAGGATACCATGAAAGTACTCATTTTAATGTCTTCAGCAAAACTGCGCTGGAGAAAATTTTTGGAGAATACGGGTTAAAGATCAATCGTTGGTCAACCTATCCTATGGGTTATTCTGCAAGTTCTCTGGTCAGAAAATTTAAGTTAGATAACAAAAAAATAGCTAACGCGGTTACCTATATCCTAATGTTGCTTATTATACCGGTGGATGTGTTAATTGCGAAATTAAGAATGGGGGACGCTCTCTATGTAGAGTTTGTAAAAAGCGGTGGTTAG